The DNA window CTCGCCCACCGCTTCGGCGTCAAGGCGCGGATTGCCCGCATGAGGGACGCGCGCTACCGAGAGGCCTACGAACTGGCCGGGGCGACGGACATCCTGAATGCCGCCGACATGTTCATGCGCGAGATCGTCTTCTCCATCGAGCGCCCGGAGGCGCGGCGCATCACCGAGATCGGCGCCGGCGAGGCCGAGCTATTGGCCGTCCAGATCCCCGAAGGCGCCGCCATCGAGGGGCGCACGGTGCAGCAACTCACGCAGTCCAGCGGTTTCCCCGAGACCTGCGTCATTGCCGGCATCATAGATGGCGAGCGCCGTGTCACCATCCCGCGCGGGGCCGCCCAGATCGCCCCCCGGAGCGAACTGCTGGTCGTCGCCCGCCCGGAAGAAGTCCCCGACATCGTGACTTTCCTCACACGCAGGAAGTGACCCGCCGGCCGCGAACAGTAAGGTGTGTCGGCTGCGGCGCCGCCCGAGCGCCGGGCCGACCATGTCTCTTGGCCGGTGAGAAGCCGTAGGAAGCGAACCATGCCCGAGACCGCCCCCTCCACCGAACCCGTTGTCCCCCTGCGCCTGGGGCGTCTGCTGGCGTGCACCTTCGGCCACGGCCTCAGTGACGGGTATGCCAACTTCGTGCCGCCGCTGTGGTTCACGGTCCAGCGGATGTTCAGCCTGAGCGACCCGGCACTGGGGCTCGTCTCCCAGGTCCTGGGCATCACCACCAACTTCGCCCAGCCAGTCTTCGGCTACGTGGTGGACCGCTACCGGCTGCGCAACATGCTCCCCCTGGCGCTGCTGCTGGCCACGCTGTTCATGTCGCTCGTGGGCTTCATGCCCAACCTGACGCTGTTCCTGGTGTGCATGATGCTCAGTGGGCTGGGCATCGCCCTGTTCCACCCCCGCGGCGGCTCGCTGGCCGCCGAGGCCTCCGGCTCCTACCGCGCCTTCGGGATGGGCATCTTTGGGGCCGGGGGCGCTGTCGGCTACGCGGCCGCCTCGCTGCTGGCCCCGCTGCTGCACGAGTGGGGGCTGGGGGTGGGCCTGAAGCCCCTGCAGGGCTTCGTGTTCATGCTGCCGCTGGCGCTGGCCG is part of the bacterium genome and encodes:
- a CDS encoding TrkA family potassium uptake protein: MYVVIGGTGSTGGRLAGVLADRHDVVAIETDQHRCEQLYAELGILVINGSATDIRVLEEAGIERADVACGLMGDDADNLAFLLLAHRFGVKARIARMRDARYREAYELAGATDILNAADMFMREIVFSIERPEARRITEIGAGEAELLAVQIPEGAAIEGRTVQQLTQSSGFPETCVIAGIIDGERRVTIPRGAAQIAPRSELLVVARPEEVPDIVTFLTRRK